Within the uncultured Draconibacterium sp. genome, the region ATTGGCTTCAACATTTGTTTCTGATTTCCGCTCTGATCCATTTCTGCCCGGTGCATATCTTCCTGCGATATCTGCACATCTTCGAGATAAGGAACATCAAGAAAAGCTTCAATACGTCCTTCGGTGCCGTTAAATGCGACACGCCAACCTTCCCAGGGCGAATAAGTTGTAAGCATGTAATTCAGGTACACATTATTGGCGTATTTTACATTTACATTCATTTTATCGTAAATGTTAATCTCCGGCCGGAACAAACAATTATCGCGAATGTAACCATCGTACTGTTCGTGCTTTGCGTAAAGATTATATTCGGTAGGACTTTGGGTAATGTCCCAGAAAAACGGACAACTTCCCTTTTCATCGCACGACCGGCAATTTACACCACTTTTCTCGCTACGATTGCCATAAAACTCCAAATCGCCTTTGGCATAAACTTCATCCGGATCAGAATCGATCCACCAGTTCAACAGATCGAAATGGTGCGTGGCTTTGTGAATCAGTAAAGTTCCGCTCCACTCGCGCTGACCGTGCCAGCGCCGGAAGTACGAAGCTCCGTGACTGGTATTCAGCATCCACGAGAAATCAACTGAAACCAGTTTCCCAATGGCATTATTCATCAGCAACTCCTTGATCTTCGTATTGTAAGGGCTCCAGCGATAATTGAAACCAACGATTACTTTGCGTTTGTACCTTCGCTCGGCATCCAATATTTCCTGGCACTTATCTTCATCGGTTGTTAGCGGTTTCTCAGTAAGCACATCAACACCATTTTCCAACGATTTTATAATGAACTGGTGATGCGTAGCATCCGGTGTTGTTACAATAATTAAATCAGGCGTTTGCTCTTTTATCATTTCATCAAAATCAGTGTAGGTCTTGCAATTCTCACCCACTCCAATATAACCAGCAGCATATTTTACCCGGCCTGGATTTATATCTACCAGCGCCACAAATTCAAGGATGTCACTGTATTTTTCAACCAGCCGTTTTCCCCAGAAACTGTTTCCGCGGATTCCGGTACCAACCAAAACAATTTTCAGTTTTTCGCCTTCGGATAGAACGGCAGCTTTTAAAGGATTAGATACAACAGCGCCGGCAGCAATTGTGCCAATGGTAGCAAGAAAATTTCTTCTGTTTTGCATTTGTATAAGTTTAAAAATGATTATTCTATTTATACGAAACTTAATTTGATTAAATTTTCTTACCAAATACTTTTACTTGCCTTACGTAAATATTGTGTTAACTTTGCGATTAACGCAACTCATTTACAGCACGTTAATGAAACACTATAACCAAGTAAACAAGGAACTACAAAAAGTCTTAACAAGTCAATGTTTCTCAAAATCAGTGGTTCTTAAAGAGCTTTTCAAATATTTGGTTGAAAAATCGGTAAAAGGTGAAGAGCTTCGGGAGATTGAAATTGCCTACGAAATTTTCGGAAAAAGACAAAGCCAGGAAAAAGAAAAGAACATACGTATTTACATTTTTAACCTGAGAAAAAAACTCAAGGAATATTATGCAAAGGAAGGTACTAATGACGAAATTGTATTTTCCATTCCAAAAGGAAGTTACGAGGTTGACATTAAAGTCAATCGAAAACTCCTTTTTACAACACAAATAGCTAAACTGAGTCCTTACTTATTATTATTAAGCGCATTATTATTGACATTGACGTTGGTTGTTTACCAAGGAAAAAACAGATCTGAAATTACAAAAAGCTTTATTTGGAGCGACATTTACAAATCAGATTATCCACTGCTGATTGTGCTTGGCGACCATTATTTTGTGAAAGCCAGAAACACTTTGGGACAAATGGGAACTACGCGCTACCTCAATATAAACTCTGACAAAGATTTTGAAGAACTTTTAACAACACTTCCTCCAACTCAGAACGATTTCCAAAAAACCTCTCAAACATATATTAATAAACAAGCACCATTTGCCTTGTATAAGGTACTCAGTTTTCTTGGCGGCAACCAAATAGAGATTGATATGCGTTATTCGAGCGCCCTGCAATGGGAGCACTTAACCAACAGAAATACCTTATTTATAGGATCGTATAAAACACAGGGGATTTTAAAAACAATATTTGAAAAAACAGGCATTTCATTTGATTCAGAAACGTCTGAATTAAGCTATTTTCATGGCGATTCAATCGCTCTTTTTAGCACCAATACCGAAGAATTTCTGACTGAAGAATTTGCGTCACTAATTCATTTTAAAACCAGTGATGGCCGAATTGTGATGGCGCTAATGTGCAATACCGATTTAGGAAATATTGCAACCATAAAATATCTTAGCCAGCCGGAAAACCTAAAGCAACTAAAACAACTGCAGCAAAAATACCCACACTCTAACTTTAAAGCAATATTTGAAGTTAGTGGACAAAATCAAACCGATTTCCAAATCTCACTAAAAGAAATTGATCCGATAGAGTTGGATATTGATAAAATCTGGCCATAAATCATATGCCTCAGCATGTATTTTTGAAAATCAGGTTCATTATTTCCAATCTTCAACTGCCATTTCCGATTAAACAATTACATTTGCGCCTCAAAGCCGCAATTATTCGAGATTTTTTAGAAAACGATTGATATATAAAATCGTTGTATGGAGCATATTGATTATAATTCAGACTGGCGCAAAGTAGCGTCAACGATCTACAAAAAACCTACCGATTCCAAAATTTATGGCATGGTAGAATTGGATGTTACCGATATTGAGAAATATATTGCACAAAAAAGAAAAGAAGGCTTAAAAACCACACTCACCTATATTCTTACTTTAATTGTAGGGCGGGCAATTCGCAATGAGGTGCCCGAACTGAACACCTATGTTAAGGGTTCGAAAATAGCCCAACGCAAACAGGTTGACGGCGTTGTAAGTGTTTTACTTGCCGGAGGAGAAATGGGATCGGTAAAGGTTGAAAATGCTGATCAGCGCACCATTCAGGAAGTTACCGATGAAATTGCTGATCATATCCGCCAATCGCGGCAAGGAAACGAACGCGACGAAATGCAATCGAAGAATATGCTGGCCCGCGTTCCATGGCCTTTCCGAAAATGGCTGTTTCGCTTGTACCGTGTTCTTACTATTGATTGGGGAATTTCGTTACCTGGTATTGGTCTCGATTCGAATAGTTTTGGCTCGTATGTAGTTTCAAATATTGGAACAGTTGGCCTTGATACCGGATATGGTTCGTTACTTCCTTCATCAAATGTATCGCTGGTTTTAATTTTGGGAACAATTCAAAACAAACCTGCGGTTGTAAACGGCGAAATCGTTCCGCGAAGGATCATGTTGCTTTCTGCAACACTCGACCATCGCGTAGTTGACGGTTCGCATGGAGGACGTTTATTCCGCCACATTAAATACCTGGTAAAAAATCCACATTTGCTTGAAGAAAAACCGGATGCGAATCTGGCTAAATTTTAAGAAAAATATCCACTAAAATGTTGCAAAACATTTTGGATTAAATTTTTCCGTGTACGAACACGGAATCTTAGTATTTTTGTTTAGTTTTGGAAGTGATTAACTGGGATTAAGAGAATTAATCCCGAAAACGAGAGCGCTATCGAACTAAATAAACAAATACGAATTAAGGATATTGCCGAAAGAGCAAAGGTCTCTATTGGAACTGTCGACAGGGTTTTGCACAACCGGGGCGAGGTTGCCGAAGCAACAAAAAAGAAGATTCTTGAAATTGTTAAAGAATTAAACTACCAGCCCAATATTTTGGCAAGTACACTTGCCTCTAAAAAATCGGCCATATTTGCCTCACTACTCCCCCAACCTCCTGCGGGAGAAGGCTATTGGACAAAACCAATTAAAGGTATAAAAAAACGTATCTCGGAATTGCCGCAATACGGTTTACAAATTGAAGCGTTTACCTTTAACCAGACCGATTCAAAGAGTTTTGTTGAAGAAGCCAATAAAGTGCTCGCCATGAAACCCGACGGTGTTGTGCTGGCTCCCTTTTTCAAAAAAGAGGCTGCTGCTTTTATTGAAGAATTAAAAGAACTGGAAATACCTTTTGTTTTTATCGATTCGAATATAAAAGATGTTGGGCAGATCAGTTACATCGGTCAGAATTCTTATCAAAGTGGACTGGTTTCAGGGAAATTGCTCGACCTGATGTTGCCCGATGGAAACATTCTTGTTATTCATTTTGCAAAAGAGATGGATAATCAGAACCATTTGGTACAGCGTGAAATGGGTATTCACGACTGGTTTAAGCAAAAAAAGAATAACAACCACGATTTATTCACCATTGAAATTCCGGATACCAACTCGGATGCATGGATGGAAAAAGTAGAGCAAAGTATTTCAGAGAAAAATATTAAAGGAATTCTGGTCACCAATTCAAAAGTGTTTTACGTTGGCCGCTTACTTAAAAAACTAAAAATCAAAAACATAAAAGTAATCGGGCACGACCTTATTGAAGAAAACATTAAATACCTGAAAGAAGATATGGTGCAGTTTCTTATCTGTCAGCGCCCCGAAGAACAAGGCTACAACTCGGTAAACAAACTGTTTCGGAGCGTTGTACAAAAAAGGGAAATTCAGGAAGAAAGTTACACACCAATTGATATCGTAACCAAAGAAAACGTTGATTATTATAAAGAATTTAAATAAGAACTATGCAAGCATTATCATTTAACGACTTAAAAGGCAAAGTATGCGTAATTACAGGAGGAGCTGGAGTGTTAGGCACTGCCATGGTAAAAGCCATTGCTTCGGTTGGAACCAAAATTGCCATCGCCGATATCAATAAGGAAGTAGCTGACAAAGTAGCTGCAGAAATTGCTACCGAATCAGGAGCTGAGGTAATTGGCGTTGAGGCCAATGTACTTGATAAAAGTTCGCTTGAAAAAGCCAAAGCTGAAATCAACGAAAAGCTGGGATCAATCGATATTTTGATAAACGGCGCAGGAGGAAACAGTCCGCAAGCCACTACAAAAGTTGAAACGATAACCGAAGACAACATTGATAATCTTGAGGATACTTTCTATGGTTTGGAAATGGAGGGCTTCGACAAGGTTTTTGCCCTGAATTTTAAAGGCACGTTGCTACCGACAATGGTTTTTACGCGCGATATGCTTGCCCATAGAAAAGGTGTAGTACTAAATGTTTCATCGATGAACTCGTATAAACCGCTGACAAAAATTCCTGCTTACTCAGCGGCAAAAGCATCTATTAATAATTTTACCGAGTGGTTATCGGTTCACCTTGCCAAAGTTGGAATTCGTGTAAATGCCATTGCGCCCGGATTTTTTATTACCAACCAAAATCGTTTTTTGGTAACAGATGAAAAAACTGGCAACTACTCCCCCCGCGGACAAAAAATTGTTAACAATACGCCAATGGGAAAATTCGGAGAGCCGGAAGATCTGCAAGGTGCAACACTTTTCCTAATCTCTGATATTTCAAACTTTATTACCGGAATTGTTATTCCTGTAGATGGCGGATACAGCGCATTTGGTGGCGTTTAACGAGTAATTATAAAGTTTTGCCAGACAAGAAAGTAGTTTGTAAAAGCAAAAAATCACCCAGCTACCAAGACAACTTATTGTAGTACAGAAAATCAAAAAATATGAAACTGAAACAAAATTGTAAATATGCTATGCTGGTTCCCACAAGTATGGGAACACGCATCACTCCTGAAAACGGGCAACCGGTGCATTCAAGCGATAAATTCACATTGTACGCTACCAGTGCCGAAACCAATGTTGCAAGTATTTCATCGTATCTGGGATTGCCGGTAAAAGTGTTAACCACTTTTGTAAAAGACAGTCCCATCGCAAAATTTATACAAAGCAATTTAAAAGCACGCCACATGGATTATGAAGGCCCGGAGTTAGAGCAAGGAAATCCGTGGGGTTACCGTCATCAGATAAACATTGCCGACAGTGGATACGGTAGCCGCGGACCACGCGTTTTTAACGACCGTGCCGGTGAGGTTGGCCGCACTTTAAATGTAAAAGACTTTGATCTGGAACGTATTTTTGGCGAAGAAGGTGTACAGATCGTACACTTATCGGGCTTGATCGGAGCTTTGTCTCCTGAGACTACGCAGTTCTGCCTTGAAGTTGCAAGAGCCGCAAAAAAACATGGCACAAAAATCTCATTCGATCTGAACTACCGGGCTTCATTCTGGAAAGGTCGCGAAGAACAGCTTCGAAAAGACTTTACTGAGATTGCATCGGTTTCTGATATTCTTATCGGAAACGAAGAAGATTTCCAACTATGTTTTGGTATTGAAGGCCCGGCAGCAGGTGGCGAAGGACTGAACGCTAAAATTGATGGTTTTAAAGGACTTATCACCCGCGTAAAAGAGACATTTCCTAACGCTTCCGTTTTTGCAACAACACTTCGCGAAGTTATTAGCGTAAACGAACACCTTTGGGGAGCTATTATGCTGGAAGACAATAACTGGCATGTGGTTGAACCGCGAACCATTCGCGTACTCGACCGTATTGGCGGTGGCGACGGTTTTGTTGGCGGAAT harbors:
- a CDS encoding SDR family oxidoreductase, with protein sequence MQALSFNDLKGKVCVITGGAGVLGTAMVKAIASVGTKIAIADINKEVADKVAAEIATESGAEVIGVEANVLDKSSLEKAKAEINEKLGSIDILINGAGGNSPQATTKVETITEDNIDNLEDTFYGLEMEGFDKVFALNFKGTLLPTMVFTRDMLAHRKGVVLNVSSMNSYKPLTKIPAYSAAKASINNFTEWLSVHLAKVGIRVNAIAPGFFITNQNRFLVTDEKTGNYSPRGQKIVNNTPMGKFGEPEDLQGATLFLISDISNFITGIVIPVDGGYSAFGGV
- a CDS encoding Gfo/Idh/MocA family oxidoreductase; translated protein: MQNRRNFLATIGTIAAGAVVSNPLKAAVLSEGEKLKIVLVGTGIRGNSFWGKRLVEKYSDILEFVALVDINPGRVKYAAGYIGVGENCKTYTDFDEMIKEQTPDLIIVTTPDATHHQFIIKSLENGVDVLTEKPLTTDEDKCQEILDAERRYKRKVIVGFNYRWSPYNTKIKELLMNNAIGKLVSVDFSWMLNTSHGASYFRRWHGQREWSGTLLIHKATHHFDLLNWWIDSDPDEVYAKGDLEFYGNRSEKSGVNCRSCDEKGSCPFFWDITQSPTEYNLYAKHEQYDGYIRDNCLFRPEINIYDKMNVNVKYANNVYLNYMLTTYSPWEGWRVAFNGTEGRIEAFLDVPYLEDVQISQEDMHRAEMDQSGNQKQMLKPIILHKLWGEQEIINVAYSRGGHGGGDVRLHDHIFRTPDAEDEFQHLAGTRDGAMSILIGTAARNSIESGLPVQVGSLTTLQPRSKRLT
- a CDS encoding 2-oxo acid dehydrogenase subunit E2; amino-acid sequence: MEHIDYNSDWRKVASTIYKKPTDSKIYGMVELDVTDIEKYIAQKRKEGLKTTLTYILTLIVGRAIRNEVPELNTYVKGSKIAQRKQVDGVVSVLLAGGEMGSVKVENADQRTIQEVTDEIADHIRQSRQGNERDEMQSKNMLARVPWPFRKWLFRLYRVLTIDWGISLPGIGLDSNSFGSYVVSNIGTVGLDTGYGSLLPSSNVSLVLILGTIQNKPAVVNGEIVPRRIMLLSATLDHRVVDGSHGGRLFRHIKYLVKNPHLLEEKPDANLAKF
- a CDS encoding sugar kinase, with protein sequence MKLKQNCKYAMLVPTSMGTRITPENGQPVHSSDKFTLYATSAETNVASISSYLGLPVKVLTTFVKDSPIAKFIQSNLKARHMDYEGPELEQGNPWGYRHQINIADSGYGSRGPRVFNDRAGEVGRTLNVKDFDLERIFGEEGVQIVHLSGLIGALSPETTQFCLEVARAAKKHGTKISFDLNYRASFWKGREEQLRKDFTEIASVSDILIGNEEDFQLCFGIEGPAAGGEGLNAKIDGFKGLITRVKETFPNASVFATTLREVISVNEHLWGAIMLEDNNWHVVEPRTIRVLDRIGGGDGFVGGMLYGILKDWEPEKWPQFGWATGALATTFLTDYAQPADEEQVWSVWGGNARVKR
- a CDS encoding LacI family DNA-binding transcriptional regulator, yielding MAERAKVSIGTVDRVLHNRGEVAEATKKKILEIVKELNYQPNILASTLASKKSAIFASLLPQPPAGEGYWTKPIKGIKKRISELPQYGLQIEAFTFNQTDSKSFVEEANKVLAMKPDGVVLAPFFKKEAAAFIEELKELEIPFVFIDSNIKDVGQISYIGQNSYQSGLVSGKLLDLMLPDGNILVIHFAKEMDNQNHLVQREMGIHDWFKQKKNNNHDLFTIEIPDTNSDAWMEKVEQSISEKNIKGILVTNSKVFYVGRLLKKLKIKNIKVIGHDLIEENIKYLKEDMVQFLICQRPEEQGYNSVNKLFRSVVQKREIQEESYTPIDIVTKENVDYYKEFK